GCGTGGCTTCTTCCGCGACGGCCTTCGCGCCGTTCTCGCAGAATTCCGCGAGCTTGCGCTTCTCGCCGTCGACCTCGCGCGGCTCGGGCCACGCGCAGCCCGGGCAGTCGAAGCCCGCGCGCTGGTTGAGCAGGCGCAGCGCGAGCGCGGTGCGGGTGACACCCATCTGCTCCACGCCCCGCCGGAGCGACACCGCGACGCCGGGAATGCCGGCCGCGTAGCTCTTCGGCTTGCCCACCTTCAGGTCGGCCTCGTCCACGTCCTTCTTCGGCGCATCACGGTGCATCCGTCCATCGTCCGCCTCGATGATCGACAGTCCAACACCGGGTAGCGCATTTCACGTCGACAATTCAGGCCTGACGAGCTCGTTCGCGGCGTTCGGCCAGCTTCAGCCCGCGGTCGGCGCCCGTCACGACCAGCAGCAACGCGCTGATCACCACGAGCACGGTGCCGAGGTGGTGCAGCCCGGCCGAGTCGGCGTGCACGCCGTAGCACTGGGCGATCACGGTCGAGGCCACGATCGCGCCGAGGTACTGGGCCGTGCGGAACAGGCCGCTCGCGGTGCCCATGGTCTCGGCGGGCGACTCGCGGTAGAGCGTGGTCTGGTTCGCGACGCTCGTGAGGCCCTGGGCCAGCCCGAACACCGCGACCAGGGCCAGCAGCCCGACCAGCCACGTCGTGTCGCCGACGAACAGCAGCGCGACCGAACCGATCAGCAGCGCCACGGCGACCACCACCAGCCGCGCGCGGATCCCCGTCGTGCGGCCCGAGAACGCCGCCGCGCACACGGCCACGACCGACATCGGCAGCAGCAGCGCCCCCGCGATCGCGTCGCTGAAGCCGCGGCCTTCTTCGAGCCACTGCACGTAGCCGAACATGATCGCGTAGATCACCATGAAGCTCAGGGCCTGGCGAAGGTAGGTGCGCAGGATCGGGGTGTTGGCCACGAGCATCCGCAGGTCGATGAACGGGACCCGCGTGTGCAGCTCCACCCACACGAACGCCGCGCCGACGGCGACGGCCGCCGCGAGCAGCCACAGGTCGCCGATGCCCGGCGCCATCAGGTAGCACAGCAGCACCAGCAGCGACAGCGAGAACAAGGCGATGCCGAGCACGTCGATCGGCTTCGGCTTCGTGGCTTCGTCACGCACCGGTGTGTCCTTCGGCACCCAGAAGATCGCCAGCAGCAGCGACGCGCCGGCGAGCGGGATGTTCACGGCGAAGATGGCCGGCCAGCCGAAGAGCGTGATCAGCACGCCGCCGAGCGTCGGGCCGATGACCATGATCGTCTGCGACGACAGCGAGAGCAGCGACAGCACGCGCGCGGGCACACCCTGGCCCAGCGCGTCGGCCCGCTTGCGCAGTACGGCCATCGCGGCGGGGAAGCCGGCGCAGGTGCCGATACCGAGCACCGCGCGCACGCCGGTGAGCCACTCGACGGAGATCGGGATCATGCCCGCGATCCCGGCGACGATCACCACGGACGCACCGCCGAGCAGCACGCGCCGGGCGCCGTAGCGGTCCACGAGCAGGCCGACCACGGGCTGGCCGACGGCGGTGGCGAGGTAGAGGGCGGAAATCAGCCAGGCCGTTTTGCCGGGCCCCGCGCCGAAGCTCTGCCCGATCGGCACGAGCGCGACGGCGATGAGGGTGGAGTTGACGGGGTTCAGCACCGCGCTCGCCACCAGCGGGGTGACGAGTTTGGCACCGAACTTGGCCGGTGCCTTCCGAGGCGTTGCGGTGGTGGTCACGGTTCCTTCGTCCTGAAGATGTCGGGGGAATGGTCGGGTGTCCTCCCCGGCGTCCGCGCTGACGTCGGTGTTCGGGTCCCGGCGCCGATGCCGGGCTTGCTGGGGGTCAGTGCTGAGCGACGCGTTGCAGCAGGGGCAGGGCCTGGCGCACCGTCTCCAGCTCTTCGGCGGTCAGCTCGGCCGCGAGGGCGTGGGCGAGCCACTCGTCGCGGTGCTGGCGGATCCCCTGCACGGTCTTCGCGCCGAGCTCGGACACCGACAGCACCGTGCGGCGGCCGTCGGCGGGGTCGCGCGAGCGGGCGAGGTAGCCGAGCGAGTCGAGCGCCGAGAGCGTGGTGGCCATCGACTGCTGCCGCACGTGCTCGGCCGCGGCAAGCTCACCCTGCGTCGCGGGGCCCTCGCGGTAGAGGCGGTTGAGCGCCGCCGACTGCGACGGCGTGAGGCTGTCGGCGTTGTCGACCTGCCGCAGCCGGCGGTGCAGCTGTGCGACGACGCCGCGCAGCCAACCTGCGGATTCGGCGACGGGAGCGGGTACGGTGGCCATATCCACAGTCTAAGCTGTGTAGTCTGTCCTGTGCATCCCGCGAGGGGGCGACGTTGGCCACACCCGGTGACGGAGGTCTCCGCGGTCTCGGCGGGCGCGGGCGGGGAAAGCGGGAGGGCTCGGGACGTAGTGAACGAACGCCACCGGAAGCGGTAACGCCTTTTTCCGATGGGCAACGAGCTGGTTCTGCTCAGTGTTTTTCACGTCGTTTCCAGTGCAATCGTCGCTTGTTGACACCCCTTGATTCGGGCAGGACGATGAGGATCGCGCTGCCGCGGAGACCGGACGCGGACCCGGGTACGCGCAGGTCCTGGCGCACCGGCGCCGGGACTGACCGTGCCGGACAACCGGTACGCGAATTTCCGCGCAGACGGCGGTTCCAGTGCATTGGGATCGCCGGCCCGTGCATTGTGCCGTTCGCGGGCATCGTCTTCCTGTGGCACACGATGGCCACGCGTGAATTCATCGCGAGCCTCCCCGACGCGCAGAACCGGGAAATGCCGCGCGCGCCGCAGGCGGCCTCCGGGCACCTCTTCAAGGAGCGAACGCCATGACCACCAGGACCCCCATCGACGAAGTTCCCGGCCCGCGCGCGCTGCCCATCGTCGGCAACGCCTTCGACATCGACGCCCACAGCCCGTTCGAAAGCATGATGAGCATGGCCCGGGAGTACGGCCCGATCTTCCGGCTGACCACACCCGGCGGCGTGCGGCTGATCGTGTCCGGTGCCTCGCTGGTCGAGGAGATCTGCGACGACGCGCGCTTCGACAAGGTGGTCAGCGGCGGCCTCGCGAACGTGCGGCGTACGGCGACTTCAACCGGCTTGTTCACGGCCGAGACGGACGATCCGCTGTGGCACCGCGCGCACAACATCCTGATGAAGCCCTTCAGCCTGCAGTCCATGCGCGACTATGTGCCGATGATGCTGGACATCGCGGGCCAGCTGGTCGACAAGTGGGAGCGGCTGAACCCGGACGAGGACGTCGACGTGCCGGCCGACATGACCCGGTTGACGCTCGACACCATCGCGCTGTGCGGGTTCGGCTACCGCTTCAACTCCTTCTACCGCGATACCCGGCACCCGTTCGTCGCGGCGATGATCCGCACGCTCACCGAGTCGCAGGCCCGCGCCCGCCGGCTGCCCATCCAGACCCGGCTGCGGATCCACGCGCAGCGGCAGCTGGAGGAGGACCAGGCGTTCATGAACGACCTGGTGGACAAGCTCATCGCGGAACGTCGCGCCGCGGGCGAGGCAGGCAGGAAGGACGACCTGCTCGGCCAGATGATCAACGGGGTCGACAAGCAGAGCGGCGAGCGGCTGCCCGACGAGAACATCCGGGCCCAGTGCATCACCTTCCTGATCGCCGGCCACGAGACCACGAGCGGCCTGCTGTCCTTCGCGATCTACTACCTGCTCAAGAACCCCGACGTGCTGGCCCGCGCCCGCGCCGAGGTCGACGAGGTGTTCGGCACCGGCGCCGAGCCCACCTACGAGCAGATCCACAAGCTGGTCTACCTCCGGCAGGTGCTCAGTGAGGCCCTGCGGCTGTGGCCGACCGCGCCCGGGTTCACGCGCACGCCGTTCGAGGAGACCGTGATCGGCGACCGGTACCTGGTCGAGCACGGCCTCCCGCTGACCGTGCTCACGCCGATGCTGCACCGCGACCGCAGCGTGTGGGGCGACGACGCGGAGGAGTTCGACCCCGACCACATGGCCGCGGAGCGGCTCGCGGCCCTCTCGCCCCACGTCTACAAGCCCTTCGGCACCGGGCAGCGGGCCTGCATCGGCCGGCAGTTCGCCATGCAGGAGGCCGTGCTCGTGCTCGGCATGCTCGTGCAGCGCTTCGACTTCATCGACCACCTGGACTACCAGCTCAAGACGAAGACGACGCTGACCATCAAGCCCGACGAGATGCACATCCAGGTGCGCCCTCGCCCCGGGTTCGTGCTGACCCGGCCCGGCGGCGCCCCCGCGGCACCGGCGAAATCCGCCTCCGCGGCGCCCGCCCCGCGCGTCGCGTTCGCTCCGGACGCGCACAAGACCCCGCTGCTCGTCGCCTACGGCTCGAACCTCGGGACCGCGGAAGGCATCGCGACGCGGCTCGCCCGCGAGGGGACCGAGCGCGGGTACACCGTGACCCTCAGCGCGCTCGACGACCTCACGGACGCGCTGCCTTCCCCGGGCACGGCCATGATCGTCACGTCGTCCTACAACGGCACGCCGCCGGACAACGCCGGCAAGTTCTGCGAGTGGCTGCGCCGGGCCGGCACCGCGAAGGACGCCGCCGCCGGGCTGACCTACACCGTGTTCGGCTGCGGCAACACCGAGTGGGCGGCCACGTACCAAGCGGTGCCGACGCTGATCGACACCGAGCTGGCCGCGCACGGCGCCACCCGGCTGCACTCCCGGGGCGAGGGCAATGCGAACGGCGACTTCGACGCCCAGTACCGCACCTGGCACCACGGGCTCTGGGCCGACGTGGCCGCGAGCGCCGGCCTGCCCGAGAGCGCGGCCGAGCCGGCCACGACCGGCCCCCGGCTGTCGATCAAGCTGGTCAACCGCCAGCTGAACAACCCGGTGATCATGTCCTACCAGGCCCGGCCGGCCCTGGTGCGGGTCAACCGCGAGCTGTACCCGCCCAGCGGCGGGCGGTCCACCAAGCACATCGAGGTGGCGCTGCCCGAGGGCGCCGACTTCCGCGCCGGGGACCACCTCGGAGTGCTGCCGCGCAACCACCTCGATCTGATCCGCCGGGTGATGCTGCGCTTCGAGCTCGACGGGGGAATGTACGCGACGATCATCCCGCACAGCGGAGACCACACCCACCTGCCCGTCGACGAGCCCGCGCCGCTGCTCGGCATCCTCGCCAGCTGCGTCGAGCTGCAGGACGTGGCCACCCGGGCGGGCATCGAGGTGCTCGCCGGCTACACCGAGGACACTGCCCAGCGCGCCGAGCTCGAGTCGCTCGCCGGGGACGACGAGCCGTCCCAAGCCCGCTACCAGGAGCGGGTCTTCACACCCCGCCGGTCGCTGCTGGACCTGCTGGAGGAGTTCCCCGCCTGCGCGGTGCCGTTCGGCGTCTACCTCGACCTGCTGCCCCCGCTGCGGCCGCGCTACTACTCGATCTCGTCTTCGCCGCTGACCGACGCGAAGGTCGCCAGCATCACCACCGGTGTGCTGCGCGCCCCCGTGCGCGGTGGCGGCGGCACCACCTTCTCGGGTGTCTGCTCCAACTACCTGGCGGGCAGCCCCGACGGCAGCACGGTGTTCGTCTTCGTGCGGCGCCCGACCATCGAGTTCCGGCCGCCGGACAACCCGCACATCCCGATGATCATGGTCGGGGCCGGGACCGGGCTCGCACCGTTCCGCGGTTTCCTGCAGGAGCGGGCGGCGATGCGAGCGCAGGGCGTGCCGATCGCCCAGTCGTTGCTGTTCTTCGGCTGCCGCAACTCGGACCAGGACTTCCTCTACGCCGACGAACTGCGCGAATACGACCGCCAAGGGGTCGCCGAGCTGCACGTCGTGTTCTCCCGCGCCCCGGTCGACGGGCGCAAGTACGTCCAGCACGAGATCGCGGCCGCGGGCGACGAGGTGTGGCGGCTGCTGCAGGACGGCGCGGCGGTGTTCGTGTGCGGCAACGCTGCCACGATGGCGCCCGGTGTCCGAGCGGCCTTCACCACGCTGTTCACCGAGAGGACGGGCGCCGGCGAGGCCGATGCGCAGGCGTGGTTCGCCGGGCTTCGCGCGGCGAACCGCTACGTCGAGGACATCTGGGGCGGCGGCTGACGGCCGCCGGGAGGGCTACGACAGGCCGAAGAGCTCCAAGATCGAGGTCTCGTTCACGCCGACGCCCTGGATCTGGTGCACGACGATCGCGCCGGCGATGAGCAGCACGAGGATCGTCAGGGCCAGCACGCCCGGCCAGCGGCTCGGCGCGGAGGTGTGGCCGTAGCCCGCCGAGACGCCGGAGCGGCGTTCGCGCTTGCGGCGCTTCTTCATCTCCTTCTTGGCACCCAGCCAAGCGTCGAGCTCGGCGTGCTTGCGCCAGTTCGGATCGACGAGGTCCGGGTGCGTCTCGATCCGGTCGTCCGGATCTTCCGGTCGTGTCATCCGTGCACCGCCTTTCCCCCTGAGCAAACCCGCCGGAGCGGGTTCGTAGACTTGTCCATTGTGACCGAGAACGCTCCGCAGCAGAAAACCGACCTTCCGGGTGCCTGGGACCCGGCCGCCGAAGAAGCACCCATGTACGACCGCTGGGTAGCGGCCGGGTACTTCACGGCCGACGCTTCGTCGGAGAAGCCGCCGTTCTCGATCGTACTGCCGCCGCCGAACGTCACCGGCAGCCTGCACATGGGCCACGCGCTCAACCACACCCTGATGGACGCGATGAGCCGCCGCCGTCGCATGCAGGGCTACGAGGTGCTGTGGCTGCCGGGCATGGACCACGCGGGCATCGCGACGCAGAACGTGGTCGAGCGCCAGCTCGCCGGCGAAGGCCTTTCGCGCCACGACCTGGGGCGCGAGAAGTTCGTGGACCGCGTCTGGGAGTGGAAGGCCGAGTACGGCGGCAAGATCCTGGGCCAGATGAAGCGTCTCGGCGACGGCGTCGACTGGTCGCGCGAGCGCTTCACGATGGACGAGAACCTGTCGAAGGCCGTGCAGACGGTGTTCAAGAACTTCTTCGACGCCGGGCTCATCTACCGCGCCGAGCGCATCATCAACTGGTGCCCGCGGTGTCAGACGGCGCTGTCGGACATCGAGGTGGACCACAGCGAGGACGACGGCGAGCTCGTGTCGATCCGCTACGGCGAGGGCGACAACGCCATCGTCGTGGCCACGACCCGCGCCGAGACGATGCTGGGCGACACCGCCGTGGCCGTGCACCCGGACGACGAGCGCTACGCCCACCTGGTGGGCACCGAGGTCGAGCTGCCGCTGACCGGCCGCAAGATCCCGATCGTCGCCGACAAGCACGTGGACCCGGAGTTCGGGACCGGTGCCGTGAAGGTGACCCCGGCGCACGACCCGAACGACTTCGAGATCGGCCGCCGGCACGACCTGCCGATGCTCACGATCATGAACGAGCGCGCCGAGATCATCGCGCGGGGCCCGTTCGAGGGGCTCGACCGGTTCGAGGCGCGGCCCGCGATCGTGGCGGCGCTGCGGGAGCAGGGCCGGATCGTGGCGGAGAAGCGGCCGTACGTGCACGCCGTCGGCCACTGCTCGCGCTGCGACACCGTGGTGGAGCCGCGGCTCTCGCTGCAGTGGTGGGTGAAGGTCGAGGAGCTGGCCCGCGCCGCGGGCGACGCGGTGCGCGACGGCCGCACGAAGATCCACCCGGCGGAGCTGGAGAAGCGGTACTTCGACTGGGTCGACAACATGCACGACTGGACGATCTCGCGCCAGCTGTGGTGGGGCCACCGGATCCCGGTCTGGTACGGCCCCGACGACCAGGTCGTGTGCGTGGGCCCGGACGAGCAGCCGCCGTCGGGCGAGGGCTGGACGCAGGACCCGGACGTGCTGGACACGTGGTTCTCGTCGGGCCTGTGGCCGATGTCGACCATGGGCTGGCCGGATCAGACGGACGATCTGGCGAAGTTCTATCCGACCAGCGTGCTGTCCACGGGCTACGACATCCTGTTCTTCTGGGTCGTGCGCATGATGATGTTCGGCGTGCACGAAATGGATGGCGTTCAGCCGTTCGACCACGTCTACCTGCACGGGCTGATCCGCGACGCGCAGGGCAAGAAGATGTCGAAGTCGCGCGGCAACGTGCTCGACCCGCTCGAGTGGATGGACGCCTACGGCGCCGACGCCACGCGCTTCACCCTCGCGCGCGGCGCGAACCCGGGTGCGGACATGGCGCTGGCCGACGAGTGGGCCGCGGGCTCGCGCAACTTCTGCACGAAGCTGTGGAACGCCAGCAAGTTCGCGATGATGAACGGGGCGTCGGTCTCCTCGGCTCTGCCCGCCGCTTCCGAGCTGACCGAGGCCGACCGCTGGATCCTCGGCCGCCTCGGCGCGCTGGTGTCCGAAGTGGACGGCCTGTTCGAGGACTTCCAGTTCGCGAAGGTCGCCGGCGCGCTGTACCAGTTCACCTGGAACGAGCTGTGCGACTGGTACCTGGAGCTCGCGAAGGTCCAGCTGTACCAAAGCGATGAGGCGCGGGTTTCGTCGACGCGTGCCGTGCTCGGCCACGTGCTGGACACGGTGCTGCGCCTGCTGCACCCGTTCATCCCGTTCATCACCGAGAAGCTGTGGACCGCCCTGACCGGCGGTGAGTCGCTCGTGATCGCCTCCTGGCCCACCGCGCCGGCCGGCTACGCCGACGCCGACGCGGACGCCCGGATCGCCGACGTGCAGAAGCTCGTCACCGAGATCCGCCGCTTCCGCGCCGACCAGGGCCTGAAGCCGGGCCAGAAGGTCGCCGCCCGCCTGTCCGGCGCGGGCTTCACCGAGGTCTCCGGCCACGACGACGCCATCCGGTCGCTCGTGCGCCTGACGCCGGCCGCCGCCGAGTTCTCGGCGAGCGCCTCCCTGGAGGTCGCCCTCGCCGGCGGCGTGGCCGTGGTGGAGCTGGACCTGTCCGGCACCATCGACGTCGCCGCCGAGCGCAAGCGCCTGCAGAAGGACCTGGGTGTGGCGCAGAAGGAGCTCGCGCAGACCGAGGGCAAGCTGGGCAACGAGTCCTTCATCGCCAAGGCGCCCGAACAGGTCATCGAGAAGATCAAGACCCGCCGCGCCACCGCCGCGGCGGACATCGAGCGCATCGAGTCGCGGCTGGCGGCGTTGCCGGCTTCGTGAGGTTTGCTCGACGGTGGCGTCCGGTGTTTCTTGCGCCGGGCGCCACTTTTCGTTTCAGCCGAGCTCGCGGCCGGCTTCGATCAGCGCCAGGACTTCCGGCCGCAGCCGCCGATCGGCGGAGGTGGCGAGGTACGTGGGCATGAGCGGCGTCGGGTTGCGGAGCGGGCGGAAGGTGACGCCCGGTACGGGCAGCAGGTTGGCGTGGGCGCGGTAGAACACCGTCCACTGGGGACGGCCCAGGCCGAGCGTGCCGAGGGTGTCCTGGGCGTTCGTGAACTCCTTGCCCAGCACGGGTTCGAAGCCGGCCTCGCGGCAGGACGCGAGCACCAGGCCGTGGAGCGGGCGGTTGCGTTCGGGGGAGCTCAGGCGCAGGGGCAACGGGGCCAAGTCGGCGAAGTCGACGGTGTCCAACGAAGCCAAGGGATGTGTCGCGGGGAGTGCGACGAGGACCTCGTCCGTCCACAAGGGAGCGAGGTCGAGGCCGTCGGCGGGCCAGTCGCCGCGGAGGAAGGCAGCGTCGAGGGCGCCGTCGCGGATCTGCTGGAGGCGGACCGGTGTGGGGGCGTGCACGAGTTCCAGCTGGGCGTCCGGGAGGAGGCGGGTGAACGCGGCGAGGAAGCCGTCGAGACGGTCGCCGAGGCCGTCGCTGGTGCCCAGCCGCACGAGCCGGGCGCGTTCGGCGCGGAAGTCGGCCACGGCGTCGGCCGCGCGGTCGGCGGCGGCGAGCACGGCGCGCGCGTGCGGCAGGAACCGCTCGCCCGCTTCGGTCAAGGACACGGTGCGAGTGGTCCGCTCGAACAGCTCCGTGCCGAGTGCGCGCTCCAGCCGGCGCACCGCCGGCTGCACGATGTGGAGGCGCTTGGCCGCGCGCCCGAAGTGCAGCTCCTCGGCGACGACCACGAAGTACCTCAGCTGACGCAGCTCCATCCCCGGCCCCATTCATCAGCGTTCGTGATGAGTCTACGAGCGGTCCGGTCGTTGGTCGCCGCTCGCCGTCGCGGTTGGCTCGGAGGCGAACGGAAGAAAGGAAGATCCGATGGCATTCGTCGAGGTCCGCGGCACGCGGCTCTACTACGAGGACGAGGGCGCCGGCCCGGCCGTGCTCCTGCTGCACGGCTGGGGCACGAGCGGGCGCGTCTGGCAGTCCCAGCTGCCCGACCTGATCCGCGACCACCGCGTGGTCACGCTCGACTGGCGCGGGTGCGGGCGCTCCGACCGCCCGGCGGCCGGCAACACCATCGCCGGCAACGTGGCCGACCTCGTCGAGGTGATCACCGCGCTCGGGCTGGAGAAGCCCGCCGTGGTGGGTTCGTCGATGGGCGCGGTGTTCGGCACCGAGCTGGCGCTGGTGCGGCCGGACCTCGTCGGCGGTGTCGTCGCCGTGGACGGGCCGGGGTACTGGCCGTCGAAGGGCATGCGCGACAAGGTCCACGAGGTCACCGCGGCGCTGCTGGCCGACCGGCCCGGCCTCGTCGCGAGCTGGGTGGCGAACTGGTACGCGCCCGCCGCGAGCGCGGCGCTCGTCGACTGGACGATCCGCCAGATCGTCGACTCCGCCGGCTACATCGACCCGCTCATCGGCGAGTCTGCGACCTGGGACCCGCGCCCGCGGCTGCCGGAGCTGAGCGTGCCGATCGCGTACGTCCACGGCGAGCTCGACGTCCAGATCCCGGTGGAAGTGGCGCGCACCTGTGCCGCCCTGACCCCCGGCGCGAGCGTGCACGTGGTCGCCGGCTGCGGGCACCTGCCGCACCAGGAGGACCCCGTCGCGTTCACCGCCGTGCTGCGCGACGTGCTCGCGAGCCTGCGCGTGGTGGCGTGACCGTGGTCGGCGTGACCCTGACCGGCGGAACCGCCGAGGTCCACTACGCCGTGACCGGCTCCGGTCCCGGGCTCCTGCTGCAGCACGGCACGGCGGCGTCGCACGAACAGTGGGCGCCGGTAGTGGAGCTCGCGCGGGAGTCGTTCACGGTCGTCGCGCCCGATTTCTCCGGTTCCGGCAGCACCGTCGACCACGGTGGCCCGGTCTCGATCGCCGATCTCGCGGCCGAAGCACTGGCCGCGGCGGACGACGCCGGGCTCACCACGTTCCACGTCGCCGGCCATTCGCTCGGCGCGGTGGTGGCGGCGCACCTGGCGGGCACACACCCGGCGCGCGTGCGCTCCGCCGTGCTCCACGCCGCCTGGCCGAAGACCGACCCGCGGCAGGACGCCGAGTTCCGCTACTGGCTCGCGCTCCTCGACCACGGCACCGACGTGTTCGCGCGGAATGCTGCCGCTGATGGCGTTCGGGCCCGGCTACTGGGCCACGACCACCCCGGAGGCCAACGAGGACCTGGTGGCGCAGCTGGTGATCCAGCCCGGGACGGCGCGGCAGATCGAGGCCGACCGCGGCGTCGACCTCCGGCCGGTGCTGGGCTCGATCACGGCGCCGACGCTGGCGCTGTCCAGCGCGTACGACCGGTTGATCGAGGCGGCGCAGCAACAGGAACTGCTGGCCGCGATCCCGTACGCGAACCACATCGAGCTGCCGGCCGGGCACGGCGCGCCCGGTGAATTGCCGGGGGAGTTCGCGAAGGTGCTCCTGGACTTCGCGGTTCAAGCCGAAG
The sequence above is a segment of the Amycolatopsis sp. 2-15 genome. Coding sequences within it:
- a CDS encoding MFS transporter yields the protein MASAVLNPVNSTLIAVALVPIGQSFGAGPGKTAWLISALYLATAVGQPVVGLLVDRYGARRVLLGGASVVIVAGIAGMIPISVEWLTGVRAVLGIGTCAGFPAAMAVLRKRADALGQGVPARVLSLLSLSSQTIMVIGPTLGGVLITLFGWPAIFAVNIPLAGASLLLAIFWVPKDTPVRDEATKPKPIDVLGIALFSLSLLVLLCYLMAPGIGDLWLLAAAVAVGAAFVWVELHTRVPFIDLRMLVANTPILRTYLRQALSFMVIYAIMFGYVQWLEEGRGFSDAIAGALLLPMSVVAVCAAAFSGRTTGIRARLVVVAVALLIGSVALLFVGDTTWLVGLLALVAVFGLAQGLTSVANQTTLYRESPAETMGTASGLFRTAQYLGAIVASTVIAQCYGVHADSAGLHHLGTVLVVISALLLVVTGADRGLKLAERRERARQA
- a CDS encoding MarR family winged helix-turn-helix transcriptional regulator; the protein is MATVPAPVAESAGWLRGVVAQLHRRLRQVDNADSLTPSQSAALNRLYREGPATQGELAAAEHVRQQSMATTLSALDSLGYLARSRDPADGRRTVLSVSELGAKTVQGIRQHRDEWLAHALAAELTAEELETVRQALPLLQRVAQH
- a CDS encoding bifunctional cytochrome P450/NADPH--P450 reductase translates to MTTRTPIDEVPGPRALPIVGNAFDIDAHSPFESMMSMAREYGPIFRLTTPGGVRLIVSGASLVEEICDDARFDKVVSGGLANVRRTATSTGLFTAETDDPLWHRAHNILMKPFSLQSMRDYVPMMLDIAGQLVDKWERLNPDEDVDVPADMTRLTLDTIALCGFGYRFNSFYRDTRHPFVAAMIRTLTESQARARRLPIQTRLRIHAQRQLEEDQAFMNDLVDKLIAERRAAGEAGRKDDLLGQMINGVDKQSGERLPDENIRAQCITFLIAGHETTSGLLSFAIYYLLKNPDVLARARAEVDEVFGTGAEPTYEQIHKLVYLRQVLSEALRLWPTAPGFTRTPFEETVIGDRYLVEHGLPLTVLTPMLHRDRSVWGDDAEEFDPDHMAAERLAALSPHVYKPFGTGQRACIGRQFAMQEAVLVLGMLVQRFDFIDHLDYQLKTKTTLTIKPDEMHIQVRPRPGFVLTRPGGAPAAPAKSASAAPAPRVAFAPDAHKTPLLVAYGSNLGTAEGIATRLAREGTERGYTVTLSALDDLTDALPSPGTAMIVTSSYNGTPPDNAGKFCEWLRRAGTAKDAAAGLTYTVFGCGNTEWAATYQAVPTLIDTELAAHGATRLHSRGEGNANGDFDAQYRTWHHGLWADVAASAGLPESAAEPATTGPRLSIKLVNRQLNNPVIMSYQARPALVRVNRELYPPSGGRSTKHIEVALPEGADFRAGDHLGVLPRNHLDLIRRVMLRFELDGGMYATIIPHSGDHTHLPVDEPAPLLGILASCVELQDVATRAGIEVLAGYTEDTAQRAELESLAGDDEPSQARYQERVFTPRRSLLDLLEEFPACAVPFGVYLDLLPPLRPRYYSISSSPLTDAKVASITTGVLRAPVRGGGGTTFSGVCSNYLAGSPDGSTVFVFVRRPTIEFRPPDNPHIPMIMVGAGTGLAPFRGFLQERAAMRAQGVPIAQSLLFFGCRNSDQDFLYADELREYDRQGVAELHVVFSRAPVDGRKYVQHEIAAAGDEVWRLLQDGAAVFVCGNAATMAPGVRAAFTTLFTERTGAGEADAQAWFAGLRAANRYVEDIWGGG
- a CDS encoding valine--tRNA ligase, giving the protein MTENAPQQKTDLPGAWDPAAEEAPMYDRWVAAGYFTADASSEKPPFSIVLPPPNVTGSLHMGHALNHTLMDAMSRRRRMQGYEVLWLPGMDHAGIATQNVVERQLAGEGLSRHDLGREKFVDRVWEWKAEYGGKILGQMKRLGDGVDWSRERFTMDENLSKAVQTVFKNFFDAGLIYRAERIINWCPRCQTALSDIEVDHSEDDGELVSIRYGEGDNAIVVATTRAETMLGDTAVAVHPDDERYAHLVGTEVELPLTGRKIPIVADKHVDPEFGTGAVKVTPAHDPNDFEIGRRHDLPMLTIMNERAEIIARGPFEGLDRFEARPAIVAALREQGRIVAEKRPYVHAVGHCSRCDTVVEPRLSLQWWVKVEELARAAGDAVRDGRTKIHPAELEKRYFDWVDNMHDWTISRQLWWGHRIPVWYGPDDQVVCVGPDEQPPSGEGWTQDPDVLDTWFSSGLWPMSTMGWPDQTDDLAKFYPTSVLSTGYDILFFWVVRMMMFGVHEMDGVQPFDHVYLHGLIRDAQGKKMSKSRGNVLDPLEWMDAYGADATRFTLARGANPGADMALADEWAAGSRNFCTKLWNASKFAMMNGASVSSALPAASELTEADRWILGRLGALVSEVDGLFEDFQFAKVAGALYQFTWNELCDWYLELAKVQLYQSDEARVSSTRAVLGHVLDTVLRLLHPFIPFITEKLWTALTGGESLVIASWPTAPAGYADADADARIADVQKLVTEIRRFRADQGLKPGQKVAARLSGAGFTEVSGHDDAIRSLVRLTPAAAEFSASASLEVALAGGVAVVELDLSGTIDVAAERKRLQKDLGVAQKELAQTEGKLGNESFIAKAPEQVIEKIKTRRATAAADIERIESRLAALPAS
- a CDS encoding LysR family transcriptional regulator, whose product is MELRQLRYFVVVAEELHFGRAAKRLHIVQPAVRRLERALGTELFERTTRTVSLTEAGERFLPHARAVLAAADRAADAVADFRAERARLVRLGTSDGLGDRLDGFLAAFTRLLPDAQLELVHAPTPVRLQQIRDGALDAAFLRGDWPADGLDLAPLWTDEVLVALPATHPLASLDTVDFADLAPLPLRLSSPERNRPLHGLVLASCREAGFEPVLGKEFTNAQDTLGTLGLGRPQWTVFYRAHANLLPVPGVTFRPLRNPTPLMPTYLATSADRRLRPEVLALIEAGRELG
- a CDS encoding alpha/beta fold hydrolase: MAFVEVRGTRLYYEDEGAGPAVLLLHGWGTSGRVWQSQLPDLIRDHRVVTLDWRGCGRSDRPAAGNTIAGNVADLVEVITALGLEKPAVVGSSMGAVFGTELALVRPDLVGGVVAVDGPGYWPSKGMRDKVHEVTAALLADRPGLVASWVANWYAPAASAALVDWTIRQIVDSAGYIDPLIGESATWDPRPRLPELSVPIAYVHGELDVQIPVEVARTCAALTPGASVHVVAGCGHLPHQEDPVAFTAVLRDVLASLRVVA
- a CDS encoding alpha/beta fold hydrolase, producing MELARESFTVVAPDFSGSGSTVDHGGPVSIADLAAEALAAADDAGLTTFHVAGHSLGAVVAAHLAGTHPARVRSAVLHAAWPKTDPRQDAEFRYWLALLDHGTDVFARNAAADGVRARLLGHDHPGGQRGPGGAAGDPARDGAADRGRPRRRPPAGAGLDHGADAGAVQRVRPVDRGGAATGTAGRDPVREPHRAAGRARRAR